The Candidatus Culexarchaeum yellowstonense genome includes a window with the following:
- a CDS encoding flagellin, with amino-acid sequence MEKQTQRGRPRMGFSTTYTELIILMASIILATSASTYILYMGSSMQSSIMQLTQEANRALNTRIEIVYATIMNGSQTGYKIYVKNVGSTTITSYRDIDVYIGPYGQASYYRYNSTPTQNAFTITDADGDGAWEPWETAEITVYTQPATQGVIEVRVKPPQGPTATYLFTPP; translated from the coding sequence ATGGAGAAGCAAACTCAACGAGGTAGACCTAGAATGGGCTTCTCCACAACATACACTGAACTAATAATACTGATGGCATCAATAATACTGGCAACATCCGCATCCACATACATACTATACATGGGGAGCAGCATGCAGAGCAGCATAATGCAATTAACCCAAGAAGCCAACAGAGCCCTAAACACGAGGATAGAAATAGTGTACGCCACAATAATGAATGGAAGCCAAACGGGATACAAGATATACGTGAAAAACGTGGGATCCACAACCATAACAAGCTACAGGGACATAGACGTATACATTGGACCATACGGGCAAGCCTCCTACTACAGATACAACTCCACCCCAACACAAAACGCCTTCACAATAACAGATGCAGATGGAGATGGAGCATGGGAACCTTGGGAGACAGCTGAAATAACAGTATACACGCAACCCGCAACACAAGGGGTAATCGAAGTAAGAGTGAAACCGCCACAAGGCCCCACAGCCACATACCTATTCACACCACCATAA
- a CDS encoding flagellin: protein MRDNKGRRKGMIGIEAAIILIAFVIVASAFSFMVINMGLTSTQRGKEAISTSLQEVLSPLQVDGSIMIKSVDQKVVAIIIPLKVSGVNYVPMGVNRTVVSLKITGYGNVESQAYPNIYSGVNKTKDPAKVSFDNILSNSTWAIPTPSGRSADAWLFLEENNKDDAFDFFEKGYLIIKLDSSLGVTSRCIVDIEVRPERGAPLTLSFIVPANLPTGTHYIVIG from the coding sequence TTGAGGGATAATAAGGGTAGGAGGAAGGGGATGATTGGCATTGAGGCAGCGATTATACTGATAGCCTTCGTCATAGTGGCATCGGCGTTCAGCTTCATGGTGATAAACATGGGTTTAACCTCAACGCAGCGGGGCAAGGAGGCCATATCCACAAGTCTACAGGAAGTTCTCAGCCCACTACAGGTTGACGGCTCAATAATGATAAAAAGCGTAGACCAGAAGGTTGTGGCAATAATAATTCCATTGAAGGTTTCAGGGGTAAACTATGTGCCCATGGGCGTCAATAGAACCGTGGTTTCACTGAAGATCACAGGTTACGGGAATGTCGAGTCACAGGCTTACCCAAACATTTATAGTGGAGTAAACAAGACTAAGGATCCTGCGAAAGTGTCCTTTGACAACATTCTATCTAATAGTACATGGGCTATTCCGACTCCTTCTGGCAGGAGTGCGGATGCATGGCTGTTCCTCGAGGAGAACAATAAGGATGATGCCTTCGACTTCTTTGAGAAGGGCTACCTAATAATAAAGCTTGACAGTAGTCTCGGTGTGACTTCGAGGTGCATTGTGGATATTGAGGTTAGGCCTGAGAGGGGTGCCCCGCTGACATTAAGCTTCATTGTACCAGCAAACCTACCCACGGGAACGCATTACATAGTGATCGGCTAA
- a CDS encoding 4-vinyl reductase, protein MKLKEQLNPKEMNMAMLESMMRGLMECSPFGYRSILYSMGFRDGQTLHTLTSREAYATLTSHLEKAASQLKAMGIGQLEIEKISLQEGRIELSLTGNMECMVGRSLQGYAGASLTIGLIEGLLSETLKTPVHATETSCIAKGSDKCRFTIQIINKTPTHNGAPGFPENQPNP, encoded by the coding sequence ATGAAGTTAAAGGAGCAATTAAACCCCAAAGAAATGAATATGGCCATGCTTGAATCCATGATGAGGGGGCTAATGGAATGCAGCCCCTTCGGCTATAGAAGCATACTCTACTCCATGGGCTTCAGAGACGGCCAAACCCTCCACACCCTCACCTCACGGGAGGCCTATGCCACCCTCACAAGCCACCTCGAGAAGGCTGCATCCCAACTTAAAGCCATGGGCATAGGCCAACTGGAAATCGAGAAAATCAGCCTCCAAGAGGGACGCATAGAGCTAAGCCTAACCGGAAACATGGAATGCATGGTGGGACGCAGCCTACAAGGATATGCCGGAGCATCCCTCACCATAGGATTAATCGAGGGACTCCTCAGCGAAACCCTCAAAACCCCAGTCCACGCCACAGAAACATCCTGCATAGCCAAAGGCTCAGACAAATGCAGATTCACCATCCAAATCATCAATAAAACCCCCACCCACAATGGAGCCCCAGGATTCCCAGAAAACCAGCCCAACCCATAA
- a CDS encoding glycerophosphodiester phosphodiesterase: MVCFDDVRGRFFVVAHRGASAYRPENTLSAFKLALDFGVDAVEMDVRVTADGKAIIMHDETVDRTTNGKGRVVDLTWDYIRGLKVDVDERVPSLSEALDLVGGKCIVFLELKVDEAVEPAVREVDARGLWDSVLFTSFEARHLTKVLEYNRRANVGLIYIKPVDGILGAKKIGAKIALPYHRLATAKAIEFAHKLKLMIAAWTVDDYETALELKGRGIDGIVSNKPDVIMKLKEQQ, translated from the coding sequence ATGGTTTGTTTTGATGACGTGAGGGGTAGGTTTTTTGTTGTGGCGCATAGGGGTGCTAGTGCGTATAGGCCTGAGAATACTTTGAGTGCTTTTAAGCTTGCATTGGATTTTGGTGTTGATGCTGTGGAGATGGATGTTAGGGTTACAGCTGATGGTAAAGCGATTATAATGCATGATGAGACTGTGGATAGGACAACTAATGGTAAGGGGAGGGTTGTGGATTTAACTTGGGATTACATTAGGGGGCTTAAGGTTGATGTGGATGAGAGGGTGCCATCATTGAGTGAAGCTTTGGATCTTGTTGGTGGCAAGTGCATTGTATTTTTGGAGTTGAAGGTGGATGAGGCTGTTGAACCAGCCGTTAGGGAGGTTGATGCCAGGGGACTTTGGGATTCTGTGCTATTCACATCCTTCGAAGCTAGACATTTAACGAAGGTTTTGGAGTATAATAGGAGAGCTAATGTTGGTTTGATATACATTAAACCTGTGGATGGAATATTGGGTGCTAAGAAGATTGGAGCTAAAATTGCTTTACCATATCATAGATTAGCCACAGCAAAGGCAATAGAATTTGCACATAAACTTAAACTTATGATTGCAGCTTGGACTGTAGACGACTATGAAACGGCATTGGAACTGAAGGGTAGAGGGATAGATGGAATAGTAAGCAATAAACCAGACGTAATAATGAAGCTTAAAGAGCAACAATAA
- the dapF gene encoding diaminopimelate epimerase → MILDVEFVKYHGCGNDFIIVDELGGEVVPEAFKGAFSMKVCRRRFSVGADDVLFVVPSTCGAHGFMRVLEPDGTEAEMCGNGLRCVAAYLSERLGLDKLLIETRAGLKFVEKVGDGWFKADMGVLKCRFGDLKRYVKLNFNDEDELISRRVNFPLIGDVEVSIVDTGVPHVVLFLDDVDKANINLYAEAISKNKKIFPEGICVNLVEVLNDHSIKVRTYESGVWDETYACGTGSTASAAVAHRLGLVKSGIVDVHVRGGMLKIVIGDRLQMIGPAEKVFTGRIRVEV, encoded by the coding sequence ATGATTTTGGATGTTGAGTTTGTGAAGTATCATGGTTGTGGTAATGATTTTATAATTGTGGATGAGTTGGGTGGTGAGGTTGTTCCTGAAGCCTTTAAGGGTGCTTTCTCCATGAAGGTTTGTCGTAGGAGGTTTTCCGTGGGTGCTGATGATGTTTTATTCGTTGTTCCATCCACTTGTGGTGCTCATGGGTTTATGAGGGTTTTGGAGCCTGATGGAACTGAGGCTGAGATGTGTGGTAATGGTTTACGTTGTGTAGCTGCATATTTGTCGGAGAGGCTTGGTTTAGATAAGTTGCTAATTGAGACTAGGGCTGGATTGAAGTTTGTGGAGAAGGTGGGTGATGGATGGTTTAAAGCTGATATGGGTGTTTTGAAATGTAGGTTTGGGGATTTGAAGAGATATGTTAAGCTTAATTTCAATGATGAAGATGAGCTTATATCTAGACGTGTTAATTTCCCATTGATCGGAGATGTTGAAGTTTCCATAGTTGATACCGGTGTTCCCCATGTCGTGTTATTCTTGGATGATGTGGATAAGGCTAACATAAACTTGTATGCTGAAGCCATCTCCAAGAATAAGAAGATATTCCCCGAAGGTATATGTGTAAATCTAGTTGAAGTTTTAAATGATCATTCCATTAAGGTTAGGACTTATGAGAGTGGTGTTTGGGATGAAACTTATGCTTGTGGAACTGGTTCAACGGCTTCAGCTGCTGTAGCTCATCGCCTTGGACTGGTTAAGAGTGGGATTGTTGATGTTCATGTTCGTGGTGGAATGCTTAAGATCGTCATTGGGGATAGGCTTCAAATGATAGGCCCAGCCGAGAAGGTTTTCACTGGTAGAATAAGAGTTGAAGTCTAA